The stretch of DNA CACCCTGACGGCACATTCACGACAGTTCATGAAAGCTGATTGGCCATTCGGTTGTCGCCAATATATACCTAGAAGGGGATGAGGATTTGCCTCAATGAAGCCCAGCATATCTTCGGTTTCCAAAGCAGCTTTCTTGCCAGGTTCCAGGTTTGAGAAGACGTACGGCCATGCAAAACACTGGCGTGTAAAATCCTTCAGGTTCTCGCGGATAAGAGGATCTCTTATTGATAACGTATGGGCGGCTTGGATCAACTTGGCTCCAAACATCGGCCCCACTCTTGAGAACCGTTCCATGTCACTTGAGGTGAATATGGTCTCAATATGCTCCGTCAGAAACTCGCTAATCGTGCTGGATAGGCTGGCCACGGCAGCGATGCCCAACGGGATGTTATCAACCTTGCTGTATTTGAAATTCAGGTCCACTTTGTCGATTATATTGACGGAGGCTTTGGGACCATAAAACAAAGCAACCAGGAGAAAGGTGGGTAATATCCACTCCTTAAAGAATATGGGCAACGAACCACCTGGAACTGACCTGACTCCGGTATAGAGCAAAGCAATGCCGATTGTTAAGGTGCCGACGGATGTAAAGTAAGGATTATCACTTGCAAAGATCAAGCTGATGCCATTAAAAATGGTCCAGAGAATCTTGCCACCGCCATAAATATAAACTGCATAATCCATGACCTCTCCTTAACTGTTCTTGGCAACTATGGCTTGTTCTATGGCTTGTATGGTTTGATTTAAGGTGTTGATGGAACCGCTGTTGGCGCCAATCAATAGGGACTGAACACGTGAGCGTGAGCTTTGCAAATTCTTCTTGAAACTCTCAATCGCCGTATCTTCCAACTGAATCTTTTGCAAGGCATCTACGGCCTCAAGGACCTCACTCATCACCCGATCAAATTGCGTGAGGATGACATTGGCTGCTATATATTCCGCCGCGTCCTGCATGAGGAAAGGCGTGCCAGCGGCCACACTTACCTGGATGTAACGATAGACAGGAACATTGACGGCATCGTTGAGGAATGCAATATCCTCGGCTGTGATCGATTCTTTGGAAATATATTTGACCCGCAACTCTGAGATTTTATAGATGACCTTGGCCTTCATCGTCGTTCGGGGCTGCGCGCTGCTATCTTGGATCGTGATTTGAGTAAGGCGAGGTGATAGACACTTTTGATCTTCATCACAGGTGAGCTGAGACGTCGTTCCTCCTTTCAGGTAAGCCGCAATGAAATCCTTCTGATCAGCCTTGGGTTCGATGACTTTTAGACGAATGGCATCGCCCTCTCTTTTGGAAATCAACGTCCCCGTCACGGACATGATAAAAGAGGCCAGCTCCTTCGGGGGTCGACCGTCGACTTCTTTCGAATACTCCGGCATCTTTTTAAGGACGTGCCACACAAGGTTATACTCGCCCATCATCAGGTCTTTGTACTTGCCTTGCGCATGTTTGACGTTTGATTGAACAGAATTAGGCTTCTCACAATGTTGACGTGCACCGAACCAATCTTCACCGCCACTGCGGCGCTCATTCATACAGATTTGCTCACTCGCCGCCGTTCCTCTCGGCCAAAGACCCCCGACGATCTTCTGACTTGCTTGGCAGGAATTCAGCATCATATTATTCATGTCTTGTACGGATTTGCGCAGCTGAGATAATAGATTCTCAACTTGAGGAGCCATGGTCTTCATGGCCAATTGAAGGCCATAAGTCGGGACACCTGTTCCGATCTGGCGAAGAAGCTGTGAGAGCTGCTCCCCTTGCAAAAAGGAAAACGATCCAAAATATAAATCGAGATTATTACAGCCCGTTCCCAACTGAGGCAGGCTGATGTTGATAGGCTGAACCACACTATTGTTTTGGCGTAAGACATAGCCGCCGCCTGTGTAATATCCGGCCGCCTGATCCTGAAACGCCCCCGGTGTTGTTTTATTTACTTGCCCTCCCAAGCTTTTAAAGAATTTGTCCAAAGCACTGGCTTGAGTGGCAGTTGGGAGACAACTTAAAATAAGAATGACCAAGACGCTTATAATTTTTCTAACCATGTGGAGCCTCCTCTAGAAATCGAATGATGACTTTAAAATTTTCTCGAAGCTGGGAGAGGCTCACAAGACCACGAGCGAGAGGAATAACTTGACGAGACTGTGGATTCACTAGAAATAACGAGGGATAAATGCCTTCTGGATTGAGGACGGCAATCGTTCCGTTATCAGCCTCCGCATCCGGAAATAACTCAAGCGCTTTCCCATCAGCTGAGATTGCTTTGACATCAAATCCATAAAGATTCATCAGGTCTTTAATAATGGGAGCAAATTCATGGCAGAAGGGGCAATCCTCTTTAAAGATAAAAAAGAGTCCATAGGTTTTGGCCAAGCTCCTTATTTTCTGATCAAGCTGTCGATCAAACTGCACTTGATAAACCTTTCGATGTTGAGGACTTGGTTGATCGGAGCTGCGAAAGTTCTGGCTTGTAAGAAGGGAGGCAAGCATCCAATATTTTTCAAACTCAGTCGCGCGATTCATGATGGCATTCTGGGCTTGTTGCATCACTTGAACATTATCTAATGTGGGTTCCAAAATTGCTTTGGCTTGAATCTCTTCAAAGTTCTTGCGTAAAACCTCCATTCTTCCTGAATAGGTGAGTACCTTTGATGTGGTATCTTTTTTGTTCTCTTTCTTCATAGGAAGCAGAGTTTTCTTATACCAGAGCCACCCTTTTTGCTCTCCTTTGTACCAACTTGAATGGGCTGGAAAGATGAGAAAAATCGACATGAAAAGCATTGATTTAATAATCCCCATGGCCACGCCCCTGTGTTGTTTGTGACTTGGTTATATGACTCGTCTTATCCTTCATAGATCGCTGTATACCTTGGGTGATCTTCTGAACATCTGGAACTTTTGTGCTAGCTGCAATATCTTGAAAAAGATCAGAGAAGTTCACTTTCGAGAAATCTATCTTGGACAGTTGTTCTGGGGTCAAACCCTGACATTGGGGTTGTTGGGGGGATCCAAAACCGAGCCCCAATTGTCCTTTTCCTTGTTCCTGAATAATCTTGGCAAGCTTGCTGGTATAGCAACAAAAGGTCGTCTTCTTTCGGATGCATTGCCCGGCGAGTTTTTCTGCACAATAAGTTCCAACCAACACACACCGATTTTTGTCCCGTAATTCTCGAAGTTCCTTTTCTTCAGCATCACAACTCGCCAAGTGCAGTGACACGCCCCAGCCTTTGCCCGAGCCGCAACAATCTCGAAAATCTAAGCAATTGCGCGTACACCTTCGATCAGACCCTTTGAATATGGTCGAGAAGTTCCTCAAATCATTCTGCGCTTCTTTGAGCACCGACATCTGACTCAAAACTTCGAACAAATCTTGATTGGGCTTATAAGTGGTATCGGTACAATCTCCACTCAAACAAAACGGATTCTTATTGTTGGAAGATTTATAAGATTTGAGGGCTCTTTTACCAGCAGGGCAGCGGAAAGTTTGTTCCCAAAGAACACAGGTGTTAGCAACCCTTTCTTTGCAAACGGAATTGGTCTGATAACAGCCCTTTTCGCGCAAACCCACGCAAGATTTAGATGAGGCCTTGAAACATGCATATTGATAATGTTCTTCAAAATGATCGCGGGTAATAGGCTCGCCTTTAATGACTCGAGTTTCATTCTGAGGACTTCTCGTGGCTTTTACATAGCGGCAAAGCCCTCTATCAACGTGATCTTCAAGAGTTTTACATCCATCAATCCATTTTTCCTTAATAACTTTCACCTTTTTTGGGGTCACATCTACCCGAGTTGCGCATCCTCCGCAATACTCTGTCCAATGACTGTAGTGCATACTCCATCCTCTTCGTTCCTTTCTTGCATGTCCTGGACAGTAGGTAACATTGGTTTTCACTTCTGATGTGATCTTAAGAACGATCTTTAAGTGCTTTGAACAGTTTTGTTGATACTCATCACCACCCTCCACACATGTTTTGGTTTCTTCAGAACTGATCTCTTTTCTAGGAATTTCCTTGAGGTTATCATTAAGTGTTTTTTGAGGATCCGCTATGGCTTGGTTGGCCACTACCATAAGGGGGTCTTTTTGAGAATCGATGACATAGTTTGGTCGGGCGGCATAAGTTTCCACAATAAGATTGCCGGCCTCGTTGTTGTACATGGCTTGTCGAGATTTGCTTCCAAGATCATGGCCCTTGATTTTTGATTGAGGAAGGTCTTTTCCTTCATATCCTAGAATAACACTAGGATTTTGAGGTTTGGGGATTGCGTGGCTTTGAGCCCAAGAGCTGCCTTGGTCAAAGGACTTGTTCATGGCTTCAATTTTGGAGATCGTTGATAGAATCACCCCCAGTATTATGAAGGACATCTTCATGATTCACCCCCTTTACCCAGAAGGGTTTGATACAGGCTCTGTGCTTCGCTCTTTAATTCTCCTTTTTTCTGAAACTGATCCAAGGCTTCAAATAGAGATATATGTCCTGCAACTCGATCCGTAACGTTCTTGTTGTGAAGAATAAAAGTCGGAACGACAGTGACTGTATAATCGTCGAACTTTGGGGGATCAATCTCAGCAGCAACACCTAAATCCTTCATGTAACTTTGTGTCTTTGAAAACGTTCCTCCCACTAAACCTCGAAACAAGATGTGCGCCCCAATCTTTTTGGCTTGTTGACCTAAGACTTTGATGGATTCTTGTGGCATACTTGAAGAGACGAAGATGTACAGTTGAGCAAATGACTTCTTCTCTTTCAGAGATTTAAGATTCATCCCACATTTTCCTGGCGTTTCCTCAGAGTGTGTACTTGTACAAGCCTTTCGAGTTGGACCCTTAAGGGAATGGATCAGAGCTTTCGCATCAATCGCCCCAAATTTGGAAGCTTGTTCGGCTTGATTGATTAATGTTTGAGCTTCCTCTTCAGCACCAAGAGTGCCAAGAATCATACCCAAAAACATTATAATAATTCGTTGTTTCATAAGCTTCTCCAACAAATATAACTAACCGAGACAACAATCTCTTTTGCGCCAAACCAAATACCCAAAATCCGAGCCTTTATAGGGAAATTCCTTTCCTCCTTGCCAAAACACTTCCGTGTGACCCAAGGGATAACAATTGGACGTGGTTGGAATTGGGTAGGTCATCTGAAGGCGATATTGGCTCTTCTTAATGATTGGCATGGGGTATTTGGCACATAGACCTTGCTTGCCGTAAGTCCCCCAGAGGAGTCCCTCTCGGTGAAGTTTGGCCATAAATCGGCCTGCAATGAGGAGACTGGCTTGAACCCCTCCAGCATGATCGCTAAGCGTTCCTGTAAACGGATAAAGTCCACCTTGACATCCAGAACACCAAAATAAGGAATCGAGAGGCAAGTTGGTAGAAGAAGCCACGCAGTCAGCGGCACACGCGGCTTGGGCAAGAACATTGCCGAACAAGACGGCTTCAGGGTTCAGGATGAAAGACTTCTCATCATCGTTCCATAAGGGGTCCAGCTCCGTTAAGTAGGTCAGGTCAATGGAGGTATTTTCAAGACAAATAAAATCCATCAAGACTTCGAGCCAATACATGATCGGGTATACATACCAATGCACTTGGTAGAAACTGTGATGAAGCCCGGTGTGCCCATCTTCCTCCACATCCCCCCGATAGCTAACGCCTGAGCGCGCCACCTGCATCCCGCCCATGTTCACTAGGCAATAGGGCGTTCGAGTCACATCCACCATTCTGACCGGTTCCCAAAACCCCACTGGAATTCCAGGAACTGGAAGGTTTAAGGGAGGTCTATTGCACACACAGATAGGCGATCGGGGCACGGGAGGGCTCGCATTGCCCCTCACAACATCCATACCCATAATGGTTAAGGGAAACACGCATTTCCAGCAGATGTCTGTGATGGGATTGACAAAGCGGCCCACGCAGGTAGAATTTGTTGGGGTAATACCTAAGAAAAAAGCCATGTAACAAAAAAAGAACTTGTTTAACACGTTGAACATCCTGTATAGTATAATGTAACACCTTGTTGAATGGAGACTGAAAATGACTGGCGTACGTTTTGATGTAGATACGGAGACCCGCTTAAATGCACTGGCGGCCCAAACGCATCGTTCAAAGAGTTATTATTTAAAAGAAGCGATGAAGGCATACCTTGACGCTTATGAGGAAACCATTTTGGCTGTCTCGCGGTATGAAGAACAAGTTCGCAATGGGACATTAAAAACGATCCCCATGGAAAAAATAATGAAAGAACTGAACTTTGACAAATCTGACTTGGAAGATTGAGTGGACGCCCGATTCTCGAAAACAATTGCGAAAACTGGATCGACCCATTCAAAAGCGCATTTTGACATTTCTTAATGAGCGAATCCTGGATTCTAATGCACCCCGGCGAACTGGAAAGGCTTTGGCGGGGAGTTTGTCCGCTTATTGGTCTTATCGTATTGGAGACTATCGAGTTCTGGTTGATATTATAGATCATGAATTGGTCATCCTTGTAGTTCAACTGGACCACCGCCGCCAAGTTTATAATTAATCTCTCATTCACCATCTAAATAACCTTTCGTTTGCAATAGAGTTGGTTTTTCTGTAGGAATTTCTTCAATCGTAAGTACCTTGTCCTTCTGGGACACGCGGGTAGGAACTTTGGAAATGCCAAGCTTCTTCACCAACACTTCTCCTTGATCAAAGAAGAATGTCCTCTTATGCTCTTTGGCTAAGAGAAGGGGGGCTCCTTGAGTGAGGACGATCTTACCCTCCTGATTTAATGCCCAAGAGACTTGAGAGCTATCATCTCCATCAATCAGAAGCAGTGGTTTTCCAAATGAGTGATAATCGAGAGGGTTATATTTGGTTCCAGCTGTGGCGATCAGATTGCCCTCATGATCTTTGATGTCTTTATCCAACACGAATGAGGGATCATATTCTCTTGATTGATTAGTGGTCGCTTTTTGGAAACCCTCAACGGGTCTTGGGCGATCAATAGATTGGCAGACTCTCTCCTGGAGTTCTTTTTGGTAATCCGATAGCTTGCCGGAAGCTTGT from Alphaproteobacteria bacterium encodes:
- the traW gene encoding type-F conjugative transfer system protein TraW — its product is MKLNHILFIVCVLPCSAKDLGVIGTSFEIVEKSLLKVIEENLQELQASGKLSDYQKELQERVCQSIDRPRPVEGFQKATTNQSREYDPSFVLDKDIKDHEGNLIATAGTKYNPLDYHSFGKPLLLIDGDDSSQVSWALNQEGKIVLTQGAPLLLAKEHKRTFFFDQGEVLVKKLGISKVPTRVSQKDKVLTIEEIPTEKPTLLQTKGYLDGE
- a CDS encoding conjugal transfer protein TraH, which encodes MVRKIISVLVILILSCLPTATQASALDKFFKSLGGQVNKTTPGAFQDQAAGYYTGGGYVLRQNNSVVQPINISLPQLGTGCNNLDLYFGSFSFLQGEQLSQLLRQIGTGVPTYGLQLAMKTMAPQVENLLSQLRKSVQDMNNMMLNSCQASQKIVGGLWPRGTAASEQICMNERRSGGEDWFGARQHCEKPNSVQSNVKHAQGKYKDLMMGEYNLVWHVLKKMPEYSKEVDGRPPKELASFIMSVTGTLISKREGDAIRLKVIEPKADQKDFIAAYLKGGTTSQLTCDEDQKCLSPRLTQITIQDSSAQPRTTMKAKVIYKISELRVKYISKESITAEDIAFLNDAVNVPVYRYIQVSVAAGTPFLMQDAAEYIAANVILTQFDRVMSEVLEAVDALQKIQLEDTAIESFKKNLQSSRSRVQSLLIGANSGSINTLNQTIQAIEQAIVAKNS
- a CDS encoding conjugal transfer protein TraF, whose product is MGIIKSMLFMSIFLIFPAHSSWYKGEQKGWLWYKKTLLPMKKENKKDTTSKVLTYSGRMEVLRKNFEEIQAKAILEPTLDNVQVMQQAQNAIMNRATEFEKYWMLASLLTSQNFRSSDQPSPQHRKVYQVQFDRQLDQKIRSLAKTYGLFFIFKEDCPFCHEFAPIIKDLMNLYGFDVKAISADGKALELFPDAEADNGTIAVLNPEGIYPSLFLVNPQSRQVIPLARGLVSLSQLRENFKVIIRFLEEAPHG
- a CDS encoding TraU family protein; amino-acid sequence: MAFFLGITPTNSTCVGRFVNPITDICWKCVFPLTIMGMDVVRGNASPPVPRSPICVCNRPPLNLPVPGIPVGFWEPVRMVDVTRTPYCLVNMGGMQVARSGVSYRGDVEEDGHTGLHHSFYQVHWYVYPIMYWLEVLMDFICLENTSIDLTYLTELDPLWNDDEKSFILNPEAVLFGNVLAQAACAADCVASSTNLPLDSLFWCSGCQGGLYPFTGTLSDHAGGVQASLLIAGRFMAKLHREGLLWGTYGKQGLCAKYPMPIIKKSQYRLQMTYPIPTTSNCYPLGHTEVFWQGGKEFPYKGSDFGYLVWRKRDCCLG
- a CDS encoding type II toxin-antitoxin system RelE/ParE family toxin, coding for MTWKIEWTPDSRKQLRKLDRPIQKRILTFLNERILDSNAPRRTGKALAGSLSAYWSYRIGDYRVLVDIIDHELVILVVQLDHRRQVYN
- a CDS encoding conjugal transfer protein TraG N-terminal domain-containing protein — translated: MDYAVYIYGGGKILWTIFNGISLIFASDNPYFTSVGTLTIGIALLYTGVRSVPGGSLPIFFKEWILPTFLLVALFYGPKASVNIIDKVDLNFKYSKVDNIPLGIAAVASLSSTISEFLTEHIETIFTSSDMERFSRVGPMFGAKLIQAAHTLSIRDPLIRENLKDFTRQCFAWPYVFSNLEPGKKAALETEDMLGFIEANPHPLLGIYWRQPNGQSAFMNCRECAVRV
- a CDS encoding conjugal transfer protein TraN; this translates as MKMSFIILGVILSTISKIEAMNKSFDQGSSWAQSHAIPKPQNPSVILGYEGKDLPQSKIKGHDLGSKSRQAMYNNEAGNLIVETYAARPNYVIDSQKDPLMVVANQAIADPQKTLNDNLKEIPRKEISSEETKTCVEGGDEYQQNCSKHLKIVLKITSEVKTNVTYCPGHARKERRGWSMHYSHWTEYCGGCATRVDVTPKKVKVIKEKWIDGCKTLEDHVDRGLCRYVKATRSPQNETRVIKGEPITRDHFEEHYQYACFKASSKSCVGLREKGCYQTNSVCKERVANTCVLWEQTFRCPAGKRALKSYKSSNNKNPFCLSGDCTDTTYKPNQDLFEVLSQMSVLKEAQNDLRNFSTIFKGSDRRCTRNCLDFRDCCGSGKGWGVSLHLASCDAEEKELRELRDKNRCVLVGTYCAEKLAGQCIRKKTTFCCYTSKLAKIIQEQGKGQLGLGFGSPQQPQCQGLTPEQLSKIDFSKVNFSDLFQDIAASTKVPDVQKITQGIQRSMKDKTSHITKSQTTQGRGHGDY
- a CDS encoding ribbon-helix-helix domain-containing protein, which gives rise to MTGVRFDVDTETRLNALAAQTHRSKSYYLKEAMKAYLDAYEETILAVSRYEEQVRNGTLKTIPMEKIMKELNFDKSDLED